A stretch of Vibrio aphrogenes DNA encodes these proteins:
- a CDS encoding PilW family protein: MVFRPVSNLRSRQLGVSLIEMLVASTISIVVMIAVGSIFLSGQQLATERMQRLLVIQGINEALRYIKEDAQRAGFNGSEGASLMLSGAFNVISTSHSSLAYTYKKPDGDYTQVTFLLDDAKLKLCVNTEVVPIVNACTPALSLLDQHRLRVDSFVVSETPLGGSVSSALINLSLTASLNDGTHTQTLSTQIKQRNWN; encoded by the coding sequence ATGGTTTTCCGCCCTGTAAGTAACCTACGTAGTCGTCAATTAGGGGTCTCATTAATTGAAATGCTGGTGGCTTCTACAATCAGTATTGTGGTGATGATTGCCGTTGGCAGTATTTTTCTGTCAGGGCAGCAATTAGCGACGGAACGAATGCAACGTTTATTGGTGATTCAAGGCATTAATGAAGCGCTACGTTATATCAAAGAAGATGCTCAACGAGCAGGGTTTAATGGCTCTGAAGGGGCTTCGTTAATGTTATCTGGTGCATTTAATGTGATAAGTACTTCTCACTCAAGTTTAGCCTATACCTATAAAAAACCAGATGGCGACTACACTCAAGTCACGTTTTTATTGGATGATGCAAAGTTGAAATTATGTGTCAATACGGAGGTTGTTCCTATAGTGAATGCTTGTACTCCAGCCCTGTCGCTCTTGGATCAACATAGATTAAGAGTGGATTCATTTGTGGTTTCGGAAACGCCTTTAGGAGGCTCGGTCAGTTCGGCTTTGATCAACTTATCATTAACGGCCTCTCTTAATGATGGGACGCATACTCAAACCTTAAGTACTCAAATTAAGCAAAGGAACTGGAACTAA
- a CDS encoding type IV pilus modification PilV family protein yields MISKQRGFSLIEVLITFVILIVGIMGLVKLQTYMERQADYAEHSIKALHLAEAQLEYFRSRSISGANGTIVFNSISDGQSVSGPYITEWKITNSLNDKLKVIDIETGWKNRWNERQSVALRTMISQYNEFDN; encoded by the coding sequence ATGATTTCTAAACAACGAGGCTTTAGCTTGATTGAAGTTTTGATCACATTTGTGATTTTAATTGTCGGGATCATGGGGTTGGTGAAACTGCAAACCTATATGGAAAGACAAGCGGATTACGCTGAACATAGTATTAAGGCTCTTCATCTTGCAGAAGCCCAGCTTGAGTATTTTCGAAGTCGTTCTATCAGTGGAGCCAATGGGACTATCGTTTTTAATTCCATCTCTGATGGGCAAAGTGTTTCAGGCCCATATATTACAGAGTGGAAAATCACAAACTCTCTGAATGATAAACTTAAGGTTATTGATATTGAAACTGGTTGGAAAAACCGTTGGAATGAACGTCAATCGGTAGCCTTAAGAACGATGATTTCGCAATATAATGAATTTGATAATTGA
- the tadA gene encoding tRNA adenosine(34) deaminase TadA encodes MSLSTPESAPIFTEQDQQFMRRAIELAAVAETHGEVPVGAVLVKGDEIIAEGWNASISHHDATAHAEITTLRKAGQKLQNYRLLETTLYVTLEPCPMCAGALLHSRVGRIVFGAYDLKAGAAGTVLDLFKSEAAYHHARVEGGLLEEECRHQLQAFFKRRRKEIKEARKAKD; translated from the coding sequence ATGTCTTTATCTACCCCTGAATCAGCGCCTATTTTTACTGAACAAGACCAACAATTTATGCGGCGTGCTATTGAGTTAGCTGCTGTTGCTGAAACGCATGGCGAGGTTCCAGTTGGAGCGGTGTTGGTAAAAGGTGATGAGATTATTGCAGAAGGTTGGAATGCCTCAATTAGCCATCATGATGCCACGGCCCATGCTGAAATCACCACGTTGCGAAAAGCGGGGCAAAAATTACAAAACTATCGTTTATTAGAGACCACGTTATACGTGACGTTAGAGCCTTGCCCTATGTGTGCTGGTGCGCTTTTACACAGCCGTGTTGGTCGAATTGTGTTTGGTGCTTATGATTTGAAAGCGGGGGCGGCTGGAACAGTGCTTGATTTATTTAAGAGTGAGGCCGCTTATCATCACGCACGTGTTGAAGGGGGCTTGCTTGAAGAAGAATGCCGACACCAATTACAGGCTTTTTTTAAGCGTAGACGCAAAGAAATTAAAGAAGCGCGAAAAGCCAAAGATTAG
- the mltF gene encoding membrane-bound lytic murein transglycosylase MltF, with protein MAFVVTFLTACQPDTQSMTDLEKIQERGVLRVGTLNNQLSYFIGPEGPTGLEYELAKQFADELGVKLEIKPAYHLTGLLPALDNQEVDIVAAGLSHTPSRLKRYNAGPAYYYISQQVIYKKGTWRPRNLQQLIDKGAELTVVKGSQYDYTLQQLSKIHPDLKWKTSATEDNTDLLKDVSEGKLGFTVVDSVSLSITQRLHPNLALAFELTEDQPVSWFIRKSDDDSLYALMVEFFGSFNQSGQLASLEEKYFGHIQSFDYVDTRAFIRSLDSKLPKYKHLFQKYSKEFDWRLIAALSYQESHWNPYAKSPTGVRGMMMLTQSTAKMVGVTNRLNPDKSVYGGVEYLRRMVERIPDSIPDHEKIWFALASYNVGYGHVMDARRITQHEGGNPDSWTDVKERLPKLRIPGYYKYTRYGFARGDEAKNYVENIRRYYQTIIGYEAETQPNQDGSAQDDDFQVISPMIDLQAESAALSLEQDNESLSLEETSHQ; from the coding sequence ATGGCTTTTGTGGTTACTTTCCTCACCGCCTGTCAACCAGATACTCAATCAATGACCGATTTGGAGAAGATCCAAGAACGTGGTGTTCTACGTGTTGGAACACTCAACAACCAACTGTCTTATTTTATAGGACCGGAAGGCCCTACAGGTCTGGAATATGAATTAGCGAAACAGTTTGCAGATGAACTTGGGGTAAAATTAGAAATCAAGCCGGCTTATCATTTAACAGGCTTACTTCCTGCTCTAGACAATCAAGAAGTTGATATTGTGGCTGCTGGTTTAAGCCATACTCCGTCACGCTTAAAACGCTATAACGCGGGCCCGGCTTATTATTATATTAGCCAACAAGTTATCTATAAGAAGGGAACGTGGCGTCCAAGAAACCTACAGCAATTGATTGATAAAGGGGCCGAATTGACCGTAGTTAAAGGTTCTCAATATGACTACACCCTGCAACAACTCAGTAAAATTCATCCTGATTTAAAATGGAAAACCAGTGCGACAGAAGACAACACCGATCTTCTAAAGGATGTTTCAGAAGGTAAGCTAGGCTTTACGGTCGTTGACTCAGTGTCCCTGTCTATCACCCAACGGTTACATCCCAATTTAGCCCTAGCGTTTGAATTAACCGAAGACCAACCGGTATCTTGGTTTATCAGAAAAAGTGATGATGACTCACTTTACGCCTTAATGGTCGAGTTCTTTGGCAGCTTTAATCAATCCGGTCAACTGGCCAGTTTGGAAGAAAAATACTTTGGCCACATTCAAAGCTTTGATTATGTTGATACCCGTGCTTTTATTCGCTCACTTGACTCTAAGCTACCTAAATATAAACACTTATTTCAAAAGTATTCGAAAGAATTTGATTGGCGTTTAATTGCGGCTTTATCTTATCAAGAGTCTCATTGGAACCCTTATGCCAAATCACCAACAGGCGTAAGAGGCATGATGATGTTAACGCAATCTACCGCGAAAATGGTTGGAGTGACGAACCGCTTAAACCCCGATAAATCGGTTTATGGTGGGGTTGAGTATTTACGCCGCATGGTCGAACGAATCCCGGATTCTATTCCAGATCATGAAAAAATCTGGTTTGCTCTCGCTTCTTACAACGTGGGTTATGGCCATGTTATGGATGCAAGACGCATTACCCAACACGAAGGTGGCAACCCTGATTCATGGACGGACGTTAAAGAACGCTTACCTAAACTGCGCATTCCAGGCTATTACAAATACACCCGCTATGGATTTGCCCGAGGTGATGAAGCCAAAAATTATGTTGAAAATATACGTCGCTATTATCAAACCATCATAGGTTATGAAGCGGAAACACAACCGAATCAAGATGGCTCAGCTCAAGATGACGATTTCCAAGTGATTAGTCCCATGATTGATTTACAAGCAGAAAGTGCAGCTTTGTCGCTAGAGCAAGATAATGAGTCTCTGTCTTTAGAAGAGACCTCTCATCAATAA